From a region of the Nitrospirota bacterium genome:
- a CDS encoding nucleoside deaminase, producing the protein MSFIADKDLEYMQLALEQARLAPALGEVPIAAVLVLDGQVLAQVHNFREIWQDPTAHAEVVAIREAATKLGSWRLTGTTLYVTVEPCSMCAGAIIQSRISRLVFGTKDPKAGACGSVFNLPDERRLNHRVQVVGGVLERESQELMQAFFRGLRDGVSERAG; encoded by the coding sequence ATGAGTTTTATCGCCGACAAAGACCTTGAATATATGCAGCTGGCGTTGGAGCAGGCCAGACTGGCACCGGCGCTCGGCGAAGTGCCGATCGCCGCCGTGTTGGTGCTCGATGGACAGGTGCTGGCCCAGGTTCATAATTTTCGGGAGATCTGGCAGGACCCGACCGCCCATGCGGAAGTAGTGGCCATCCGGGAGGCCGCGACCAAGCTCGGGAGCTGGCGGCTGACCGGGACGACCCTGTATGTCACGGTCGAGCCCTGTTCCATGTGTGCCGGCGCCATCATCCAGTCCCGCATCTCCCGGCTGGTCTTCGGCACCAAGGACCCCAAAGCCGGCGCCTGCGGATCTGTGTTCAACCTGCCGGATGAACGGCGCCTGAACCATCGCGTGCAGGTCGTGGGCGGGGTCCTCGAGCGGGAAAGTCAGGAGTTGATGCAGGCGTTTTTTCGCGGCCTGCGCGACGGAGTGAGTGAACGAGCTGGATGA
- a CDS encoding PqqD family protein — MSNVTDPQLSPASRVSIAEGVVFRDLQGELVLLNLTTGVYFGLDQVGTRIWQLLQEHQVLQSVLDRMVEEYEVAEAQCREDLLKFVALGLEKGLFELQHGTTA; from the coding sequence ATGTCCAACGTCACAGACCCACAGCTGTCACCAGCCTCCCGCGTGAGTATTGCGGAGGGAGTCGTGTTCCGCGATCTGCAGGGAGAACTGGTGCTCCTCAACCTGACGACGGGAGTGTATTTCGGCCTGGACCAAGTCGGCACGCGCATCTGGCAGTTATTGCAAGAACATCAGGTTCTGCAGTCGGTCTTGGACCGCATGGTCGAAGAATATGAAGTGGCCGAAGCGCAGTGCCGCGAAGACTTGCTCAAATTCGTCGCCCTTGGGCTGGAGAAGGGGCTGTTTGAACTCCAACATGGAACGACTGCGTAA
- a CDS encoding 2OG-Fe(II) oxygenase, with product MLLHRACKSAVCGLNAWRPEHPLTQAVMIQLTRSSTICTYSPEELDDLRQLFDRQHCVRLPQLLEPSLLQFIQRQIEQTAFDEFTDVNAETGQPWGLEWRLRRGTSWGLLHLLANDPRLFQIIRQITGCAPIGCFSGRVYRVVPGHNHYDSWHDDCSDHRMIAMSVNLSREIYSGGVLQLRNVSSGEVIHEVANTGFGDAIIFRIDDSLEHRLTDIAGTYAKTAFAGWFCSQPNFIDMLPKK from the coding sequence ATGTTGTTACATCGAGCTTGCAAGTCGGCAGTCTGTGGATTAAATGCCTGGCGGCCTGAGCATCCCCTCACGCAGGCGGTCATGATTCAACTCACACGCTCCAGCACCATCTGCACCTATTCTCCTGAAGAATTGGATGACCTGCGACAACTCTTCGACCGGCAGCACTGCGTTCGACTCCCGCAACTGCTGGAGCCTTCCCTCCTGCAATTCATCCAGCGCCAGATCGAGCAGACGGCCTTCGATGAATTTACCGATGTCAATGCGGAAACGGGGCAACCCTGGGGGCTGGAGTGGCGCTTGCGGCGTGGCACCTCATGGGGCTTGCTGCATCTGCTTGCCAACGATCCCCGGCTCTTCCAGATCATTCGCCAGATTACCGGCTGCGCCCCGATAGGATGCTTCTCCGGAAGGGTCTACCGTGTCGTCCCGGGACACAACCACTATGATTCCTGGCATGACGATTGTAGCGATCATCGCATGATCGCCATGAGTGTCAATTTGAGCAGGGAGATCTATTCGGGCGGAGTCTTGCAATTACGCAACGTGTCTTCGGGCGAGGTCATACACGAGGTGGCCAACACGGGATTCGGCGATGCCATTATTTTTCGAATCGACGACTCGCTGGAACACCGACTCACCGATATCGCCGGCACCTACGCCAAGACGGCGTTTGCCGGCTGGTTTTGCAGCCAGCCGAACTTTATCGATATGCTGCCAAAGAAGTGA
- a CDS encoding tetratricopeptide repeat protein, with product MDIDAFRQMVTKNPKGFLGRYGLGNKLLQEGGNLSEAAEHLQVAVQLDPTHVASHLALGRALVKLGRKDDARPILQAGIDAAQSGRSSGGVDLVPELRALLQMLG from the coding sequence GTGGATATTGACGCCTTTCGCCAGATGGTAACCAAAAATCCGAAGGGATTCTTGGGACGCTACGGACTGGGCAATAAGCTGCTGCAGGAAGGCGGGAACCTGTCCGAAGCGGCCGAGCATCTACAGGTCGCCGTTCAATTGGATCCGACGCATGTCGCCTCCCACCTGGCCCTGGGCCGCGCCCTCGTGAAGCTCGGACGGAAGGACGACGCCAGGCCGATCTTACAAGCCGGCATCGACGCAGCCCAGTCGGGCCGATCCTCCGGCGGGGTCGATCTGGTCCCGGAACTGCGCGCCCTGCTCCAGATGCTCGGATAG
- a CDS encoding tetratricopeptide repeat protein translates to MAEAHKEKGKIFLHRGDLVQARHWFELALAEDRACGLVPPLTDTLGNLGNICAMLGALDEADRYYREVLAIQRADPDPRAIGQTLVNLGNVQAEAGHPELARPYYLEALDMLTPIQDHRALGILYSNLGLQEAAAHRHEEAIAAFTQALDSHRVVGDEDGLAVTYSQLGRTFLAAGRNDQAEKCLNNASEHFIKLGNEPGEASVLRLLASLYEQRGDRLSAIRCLERVVLVNSRYRLTQTAADEARLAVLRQTRFKR, encoded by the coding sequence ATGGCGGAGGCTCACAAGGAAAAAGGCAAGATCTTCCTGCACCGCGGCGATCTCGTGCAAGCCCGACACTGGTTTGAACTGGCGCTCGCGGAGGACAGGGCTTGCGGCCTCGTGCCGCCGCTCACCGACACGCTCGGCAACCTCGGGAACATTTGCGCCATGCTGGGAGCGCTCGACGAGGCCGACCGATACTACCGGGAAGTCCTGGCCATCCAGCGAGCCGACCCGGACCCGCGGGCCATCGGGCAAACCTTGGTGAACTTGGGCAATGTCCAGGCCGAGGCAGGCCATCCGGAGTTGGCGCGGCCCTATTACCTCGAAGCATTGGACATGCTGACGCCGATCCAGGACCATCGGGCGCTCGGCATCCTCTATTCGAACCTGGGGCTCCAGGAAGCGGCCGCCCATCGCCATGAAGAAGCGATCGCCGCCTTCACACAAGCCCTGGACTCCCATCGCGTCGTGGGGGACGAAGACGGGCTGGCCGTGACCTACAGTCAACTCGGCCGGACCTTTCTGGCGGCAGGCCGGAACGATCAGGCCGAAAAATGTCTCAACAACGCCTCGGAACACTTCATCAAACTCGGCAACGAACCGGGCGAGGCCTCGGTGCTGCGCCTCCTGGCCTCACTCTACGAACAGCGGGGCGATCGGCTCTCGGCCATTCGATGCCTGGAGCGGGTGGTCCTCGTCAACAGCCGGTATCGTCTCACGCAGACGGCGGCAGATGAAGCTCGCCTGGCAGTTCTGCGGCAAACCCGATTCAAGCGGTAA
- a CDS encoding DUF2779 domain-containing protein: MAILPDPMSHTPPGTARLSKSKYLSGLQCQKRLYLEIHAPTLATAPDEQTQAILDMGTEVGELARRRFPGGVLVTADHRHPTEALRQTAALLADPAVPAIFEGALEYDRVLVRVDILERVASASGGPDAWRLIEVKSSSRAKDIHVSDLAIQAHVLRGAGLTLDGTWLMHINTQYVYPGGPLDLTQLFSLQDLSTQVAALEPDVAPRLARMKTMLQAPIPPSIEPGRHCHQPYDCPFWDHCTKEKPARWIYHLPGNAQTVERLVRQGVETIDAIPHDVKLSSVQRRVKDNVEWVDARLNDALSSVRFPVHHLDFETFMPAIPKFPMTRPYQTIPTQWSNHIETQDGQVRHEAYLCRNPDDPREEFAVTLLESLGREGSICVYSDYERTVLQRLADALPSLRADLAQAMARLWDLLTIVKAHYYHPAFGGSFSIKSVLPALVPDLSYQDLEIREGGTAARAYQQMAFEETDWVEKERLRDALLQYCERDTLAMVAVRKALAVRAMEARHD, translated from the coding sequence ATGGCTATCCTCCCAGACCCAATGTCTCACACTCCGCCGGGAACAGCCCGGCTCTCCAAATCGAAATACCTCTCCGGATTGCAATGTCAGAAACGGCTCTATCTGGAAATCCATGCGCCGACCTTGGCGACCGCCCCAGACGAACAGACCCAGGCGATCCTGGACATGGGAACGGAAGTCGGCGAACTGGCCCGCCGGCGTTTCCCCGGCGGCGTCCTGGTGACGGCCGACCATCGCCATCCGACGGAGGCATTGCGCCAGACCGCCGCCTTGCTCGCCGATCCGGCGGTGCCGGCGATATTCGAGGGGGCTCTGGAATATGACCGGGTCCTGGTTCGCGTAGATATCCTCGAACGGGTCGCGTCGGCTTCCGGCGGCCCGGACGCCTGGCGCCTCATCGAGGTGAAATCCTCGAGCCGGGCGAAGGACATCCACGTCAGCGATCTGGCGATTCAAGCCCATGTGTTGCGGGGGGCGGGTCTCACGCTGGACGGCACGTGGCTCATGCATATCAATACGCAGTATGTTTATCCGGGAGGCCCCCTGGATTTGACGCAGCTGTTTTCCCTGCAAGACCTCTCCACTCAGGTCGCCGCGCTGGAACCGGACGTCGCCCCGCGCCTGGCCCGGATGAAAACCATGTTGCAAGCGCCGATCCCGCCTTCCATCGAGCCGGGCCGTCACTGCCACCAGCCCTATGATTGTCCCTTCTGGGACCATTGCACGAAAGAGAAACCGGCCCGCTGGATTTATCACTTGCCGGGAAACGCGCAGACGGTCGAGCGGCTGGTCCGTCAGGGCGTCGAGACCATTGATGCCATTCCGCACGACGTCAAGCTCTCGTCCGTGCAGCGCCGCGTCAAGGACAATGTCGAATGGGTCGATGCGCGCCTGAACGACGCGCTCTCGTCCGTCCGCTTTCCCGTCCATCACCTCGACTTTGAAACGTTCATGCCCGCCATTCCGAAATTCCCGATGACCAGGCCCTATCAGACCATTCCGACGCAATGGTCCAATCACATCGAGACGCAAGATGGGCAGGTCAGGCACGAGGCCTATCTCTGCCGCAATCCGGACGATCCGCGTGAAGAGTTTGCGGTCACCTTGCTCGAATCCCTCGGGCGAGAGGGCAGCATTTGCGTCTACTCCGATTATGAGCGGACCGTGCTGCAGCGGCTGGCCGACGCCTTGCCGTCGCTGAGGGCCGATCTCGCGCAGGCCATGGCCCGCTTGTGGGATTTGCTCACGATCGTCAAAGCGCATTATTACCATCCCGCGTTTGGCGGCTCCTTTTCGATCAAGTCCGTCTTGCCCGCCTTGGTGCCGGACCTGAGCTACCAGGATCTGGAGATCAGGGAAGGGGGCACCGCCGCCCGGGCCTACCAGCAGATGGCCTTCGAAGAAACCGATTGGGTGGAGAAGGAACGATTGCGGGACGCGTTGTTGCAATATTGCGAACGGGACACGCTGGCCATGGTGGCGGTCCGCAAGGCCCTGGCGGTTCGGGCCATGGAGGCAAGGCATGACTGA
- a CDS encoding HIT family protein has translation MTERSLTCKACDGRWPSQDHRIADLGLTVAYLFEDQFFPGWTVMVLKRHARELYELTREERSQVIEEVAAMARVLAEEFHPVKVNYGLLGNQLPHIHWHVIPRLADDPVPLDAVWGHPHQPTPLSEQARTDLLAKLQVALRG, from the coding sequence ATGACTGAACGCAGCCTGACATGCAAAGCCTGTGACGGTCGCTGGCCATCACAGGATCATCGGATCGCCGATCTTGGCCTGACCGTGGCTTATCTGTTTGAAGACCAGTTCTTTCCCGGTTGGACCGTGATGGTCCTCAAACGACATGCGAGGGAGTTGTATGAGCTGACCAGAGAAGAACGCAGCCAGGTGATCGAGGAGGTGGCCGCCATGGCCCGAGTGCTGGCGGAGGAGTTCCATCCGGTGAAGGTCAACTACGGGCTGCTCGGGAATCAGCTTCCGCATATCCACTGGCACGTCATCCCCAGGCTGGCCGACGATCCGGTGCCGCTCGACGCGGTTTGGGGCCATCCCCACCAGCCCACACCTCTGAGCGAACAAGCCAGAACGGACCTCCTCGCGAAACTGCAAGTAGCCCTCCGAGGCTGA
- a CDS encoding lasso peptide biosynthesis B2 protein has product MKWPKRSAAKTCSNSSPLGWRRGCLNSNMERLRKLCRLTWAETLCLGQAWGLLWTLEIALLVIPFQSVLKFLRQVPSSAIRLPLSAETDAPRLAWLIQRAALAGPVGGPCLRQTLVLLYMLRRRGQEGQVRIGVARERGCFKAHAWLDQNGRVLLGQAGFEHYTLLYSTREQ; this is encoded by the coding sequence ATGAAGTGGCCGAAGCGCAGTGCCGCGAAGACTTGCTCAAATTCGTCGCCCTTGGGCTGGAGAAGGGGCTGTTTGAACTCCAACATGGAACGACTGCGTAAGCTCTGCCGGCTCACCTGGGCAGAAACGCTCTGCCTGGGGCAAGCCTGGGGCCTGCTGTGGACGCTCGAGATCGCCCTCCTCGTGATCCCCTTCCAGTCGGTGCTGAAGTTCCTGCGACAGGTTCCATCCAGCGCAATCCGACTGCCCTTGAGCGCCGAGACAGATGCGCCGCGACTGGCTTGGTTGATCCAGCGAGCCGCCCTTGCCGGCCCCGTCGGCGGTCCCTGCCTCAGGCAAACGCTGGTGCTGCTGTACATGCTGCGGAGGCGCGGGCAAGAAGGACAGGTGCGGATTGGCGTGGCGCGGGAACGAGGCTGCTTCAAAGCCCATGCCTGGCTCGATCAGAACGGCCGGGTCCTGCTCGGGCAAGCGGGCTTCGAGCACTATACCCTGCTCTATTCCACACGCGAGCAGTGA
- a CDS encoding sigma-70 family RNA polymerase sigma factor has protein sequence MDSSARPASALSPDLLAQVAKGSQQAFEELYDQSSALLYTLAVRILGDRDEATELLQEIYLEVWRKVARYDVGRGSPMAWLVTLARSRAIDRLRSRASKGYGTTDPIDEQLAAQLSNHDPSPLEDRQQTELRTSVRKALAELPEGQQQALELAYFEGLSHTEIAERLRQPVGTIKTRIKLGMTKLKISLQPWID, from the coding sequence ATGGATTCCTCGGCCAGACCAGCGTCCGCCCTATCCCCCGACCTCTTGGCGCAAGTGGCCAAGGGGAGCCAACAAGCATTCGAAGAGCTCTACGACCAGTCCAGCGCGCTACTGTATACGCTCGCCGTCAGGATTCTCGGAGACCGGGATGAAGCCACCGAGCTGTTGCAAGAGATCTATCTGGAGGTCTGGCGCAAGGTGGCCCGGTACGATGTCGGCCGCGGCTCGCCGATGGCTTGGCTGGTCACATTGGCCCGCAGCCGGGCGATCGATCGGCTCCGGTCGCGTGCAAGCAAGGGCTATGGCACGACCGACCCGATCGACGAACAACTGGCCGCGCAATTGTCGAATCACGATCCAAGCCCACTGGAAGACCGACAACAGACGGAACTGCGCACGTCGGTTCGAAAAGCCTTGGCGGAGCTGCCCGAGGGGCAGCAGCAAGCCCTGGAGCTGGCCTATTTCGAAGGGCTCTCCCACACGGAAATCGCGGAACGGTTGCGCCAGCCGGTGGGAACGATCAAGACCAGGATCAAACTCGGCATGACCAAGCTGAAGATATCGTTACAGCCATGGATCGACTGA
- the asnB gene encoding asparagine synthase (glutamine-hydrolyzing), protein MPGSIRTAGSCSGKRASSTIPCSIPHASSETSRDPRGGPARPCRTRHNRTGGPVPDRRTVSGIAGICQSDGRPIEKPLLERMLAQMVHRGPDGHSLWSDGPIGFGHARLCTTPESLRERQPLADRTGRWTLTLDGRVDNREELRPALEAKGLTLRDDTDAELVLAAYECWGEAAPLHLIGDFAFAIWDGRERTLFCSRDPLGIRPFYYTFDGKTFAFASELRPLLDLPSLRHAPNLGMLGEYLSNEITSLEDTLYQGLLRLPPSHSLTLQSGRLTIARHFQIDPGHSIRYRSDGDYAEHFQAIFTEAVRCRLRSQERVSLFLSGGVDSSSIFGVTQPLAREGTAGSGQLDLYSIVSSHPAADERAYLDEALAMWGTMAHTASLDRWSPVPLADQIRQFQDFPDSPNTSPWQMLYEMARQRGSRVALWGFGGDEWLTGDSGHCADLLRSFKVRRLLRQIRQDLALSNQWGGGGTGGLDVLRWCLFPLIPSSVKSQIKRRTLWDVPRWIAPKFARTIGLQDRLLRRMSVPSFPTIAQQEIYGQMVSGWGTLENEFCNRFEAHQGMEGRYPFCDRRLIEFAFAIPEEQRWRNGQTKFVLRQAMKGLLPDSIRQRQSKADFSYLYRDSLAQERAEQTPKSLCLTRDGFVHAGETEQLYRRCAQGDIEALGPAWMILAAERWYSMTFASAA, encoded by the coding sequence ATGCCTGGCTCGATCAGAACGGCCGGGTCCTGCTCGGGCAAGCGGGCTTCGAGCACTATACCCTGCTCTATTCCACACGCGAGCAGTGAGACATCACGAGACCCACGCGGTGGACCGGCAAGACCGTGCAGGACAAGACATAACCGTACCGGGGGGCCTGTCCCCGACAGGAGAACCGTGAGCGGCATCGCCGGCATCTGCCAGAGTGACGGTCGTCCGATCGAGAAGCCACTGCTCGAGCGGATGCTCGCGCAGATGGTCCACCGAGGGCCTGATGGGCACAGCCTCTGGAGCGACGGCCCGATCGGGTTCGGCCATGCCCGACTTTGCACCACTCCAGAGTCTCTCCGCGAACGGCAGCCGCTCGCGGACCGGACCGGACGGTGGACCCTCACCCTCGACGGCCGGGTGGATAACCGCGAGGAATTGCGGCCGGCGTTGGAAGCCAAGGGCCTGACCCTGCGCGACGACACCGATGCCGAGCTGGTGCTCGCCGCATACGAGTGTTGGGGAGAAGCAGCGCCGCTGCACCTCATCGGAGACTTTGCCTTTGCGATCTGGGACGGACGTGAGCGGACACTCTTCTGCTCCCGCGATCCGCTGGGGATCAGGCCGTTCTATTACACCTTCGACGGCAAGACGTTCGCCTTCGCCTCCGAATTGCGGCCGTTACTGGACCTGCCGTCCCTGCGGCACGCCCCCAACCTCGGCATGCTGGGAGAGTATCTCAGTAACGAGATCACCAGCCTGGAGGACACGCTCTACCAGGGCCTCCTGCGCTTGCCCCCATCCCATTCCCTTACGCTGCAATCCGGCCGACTCACGATCGCCCGGCACTTCCAGATCGACCCGGGCCACTCCATCCGCTATCGGTCCGATGGGGACTATGCCGAACACTTCCAGGCCATCTTTACGGAAGCCGTTCGCTGCCGCTTGCGGAGCCAGGAGCGAGTCAGCCTCTTTCTGAGCGGCGGCGTCGACTCTTCCTCCATTTTCGGCGTGACGCAGCCACTGGCTCGCGAGGGAACCGCAGGGTCCGGCCAACTGGACCTCTACTCCATTGTGTCCTCCCACCCGGCGGCCGACGAGCGCGCCTATCTCGACGAGGCCCTCGCCATGTGGGGGACGATGGCCCATACCGCCAGCCTGGACCGCTGGTCGCCGGTCCCGCTCGCCGATCAAATCAGGCAGTTTCAGGACTTTCCCGACTCCCCCAATACCTCGCCCTGGCAGATGCTCTATGAGATGGCGAGGCAACGGGGCAGTCGGGTTGCCTTATGGGGTTTTGGGGGAGACGAATGGCTGACCGGCGACTCGGGCCATTGCGCGGACTTGCTACGCAGCTTCAAGGTGCGCCGGCTCCTGCGCCAGATCCGCCAAGACCTCGCCCTCTCCAACCAATGGGGCGGCGGGGGGACGGGCGGCCTAGACGTGCTCCGCTGGTGCCTGTTTCCGTTGATTCCCTCCTCCGTCAAATCACAGATCAAACGTCGTACTCTGTGGGATGTGCCCCGCTGGATCGCACCTAAATTTGCACGGACCATCGGCCTGCAGGATCGGCTGCTCCGGCGGATGTCCGTGCCCTCTTTCCCCACGATCGCCCAACAAGAAATCTACGGCCAGATGGTCAGCGGATGGGGAACTCTCGAAAACGAATTCTGCAACCGGTTCGAAGCGCATCAGGGTATGGAAGGGCGGTATCCGTTTTGCGACCGCCGGCTGATCGAGTTCGCCTTCGCGATCCCGGAGGAACAACGGTGGCGAAACGGACAGACGAAATTCGTCTTGCGCCAGGCCATGAAGGGCCTCCTGCCTGACTCGATCAGACAGAGACAGAGCAAAGCCGATTTTTCGTATTTGTATCGTGACAGCCTTGCCCAAGAACGGGCCGAACAGACCCCCAAGTCGCTCTGCCTGACGCGTGACGGGTTCGTGCACGCAGGTGAGACGGAACAGCTCTATCGTCGCTGTGCTCAGGGAGACATCGAGGCCCTCGGACCGGCCTGGATGATTCTTGCCGCGGAACGCTGGTATAGTATGACATTCGCGTCAGCTGCCTAA
- a CDS encoding 2-dehydropantoate 2-reductase, with amino-acid sequence MMQQIMVVGAGSVGGFFGAHLAKQNPNVSFLLRPRTLRAVQANGLTIRSASGTFTVRPPCASDPRELPKPDLIILAVKAYDLDATLDQLEPVLTDRTVLLTLQNGVDVEDRLLSRLKRDCVVGGVAFIYSKIVEPGVIEHYKRGAVSIGELMGNKSPRLLAIADLFKQAGVPCHLMDDIRRAKWEKMCWNCVFNPLTVLINDRIAKALDHPEMLPVIRQIVGEVAAVAATLKVPLSEDIADKVVRWSQEIRDIHTSMYDDWKAGRPTEIDTLNGHIVTLGHELGIPVPLNEALTATIKVITERERSGPGILRIDGDVIQPIQLGLDAIAKLPAEHQVPDVNRLASGFKGRGVRVKGLLEVPALAIGADHVTFHSLDGKFAACLTIAQAVEHGILIYELDGAPLPEQKGGPFRLIAPGLGDLCANVKGVGRLQVSKGPGRDTRPSVNCDPQPSPSS; translated from the coding sequence GTGATGCAACAGATCATGGTCGTCGGCGCCGGGTCCGTCGGCGGCTTCTTCGGCGCCCACCTGGCCAAACAGAATCCCAACGTTTCGTTCCTGCTGCGGCCGCGCACCTTGCGGGCCGTTCAGGCGAACGGATTGACGATCCGGAGCGCCTCCGGAACGTTCACCGTCCGGCCGCCCTGCGCCTCCGACCCTCGCGAGCTGCCCAAACCCGATCTCATCATTCTCGCCGTCAAGGCGTATGATTTGGATGCCACGTTGGATCAGCTCGAGCCGGTCTTGACCGACCGGACGGTCCTGCTCACGCTTCAGAACGGCGTGGATGTGGAGGATCGGCTTCTGAGTCGCCTCAAGCGGGATTGCGTCGTAGGCGGGGTCGCGTTCATTTATTCCAAAATCGTCGAGCCGGGCGTGATCGAACATTACAAGCGTGGCGCTGTGTCTATCGGCGAGCTGATGGGGAACAAGAGTCCGCGGCTCCTGGCGATCGCCGACTTGTTCAAGCAGGCGGGCGTCCCCTGCCATCTGATGGACGACATCCGCCGCGCCAAGTGGGAAAAGATGTGCTGGAACTGCGTCTTCAATCCCCTGACGGTCTTGATCAACGATCGGATCGCGAAAGCCCTGGATCATCCGGAAATGCTGCCGGTGATCCGCCAGATTGTCGGGGAAGTGGCGGCGGTCGCGGCCACGCTGAAAGTTCCGTTGAGCGAGGATATCGCCGACAAGGTGGTACGCTGGTCCCAGGAGATCAGGGACATCCACACTTCCATGTACGACGATTGGAAGGCCGGCCGGCCGACAGAGATCGATACCCTCAACGGCCATATCGTCACACTGGGGCATGAGCTGGGCATTCCGGTCCCGTTGAACGAAGCCCTCACGGCGACGATCAAGGTGATCACGGAGCGCGAACGGAGCGGGCCGGGAATCCTCAGGATCGACGGGGACGTCATTCAACCGATTCAGCTCGGCCTGGATGCCATTGCCAAGCTTCCAGCCGAGCATCAAGTGCCGGATGTGAACAGGCTTGCGTCAGGGTTTAAGGGAAGAGGCGTGCGGGTCAAGGGTTTGCTCGAAGTGCCGGCCTTGGCCATCGGCGCCGACCATGTCACGTTCCATTCCCTGGACGGCAAGTTTGCCGCCTGCCTGACCATTGCCCAGGCGGTGGAACATGGGATATTAATCTACGAATTGGACGGAGCCCCGCTTCCGGAACAAAAAGGCGGCCCGTTCCGGCTGATCGCGCCGGGCCTCGGGGACCTCTGCGCCAATGTCAAAGGGGTCGGGCGCTTACAGGTTTCCAAAGGGCCGGGGAGGGACACCAGGCCATCCGTGAACTGCGACCCTCAGCCATCTCCGTCAAGTTGA
- a CDS encoding NAD-dependent deacylase encodes MASSPSILEAKSRLARARSIAVLTGAGISADSGIPTFRGADGLWRNFRAEDLATPDAFARDPRLVWEWYNWRRELIATKQPNAGHRALVELEQRHERFLLITQNVDGLHRAAGSNKLLEIHGNIWKVRCTACRQVEENRDVPIAILPHCRACHGLVRPHIVWFGEALEEDALDRSMEAVASCEVLLIIGTSGVVNPAASFSGIAKAAGAFVIEINLEEQPQSAMVDLMIGGRAAETVPLLL; translated from the coding sequence ATGGCATCATCGCCCTCTATTCTCGAAGCCAAATCCAGGCTTGCCCGCGCCCGTTCCATCGCCGTGCTCACCGGCGCCGGCATCTCAGCCGACAGCGGCATTCCCACATTCCGCGGCGCGGACGGGCTCTGGCGCAATTTTCGGGCCGAGGACTTGGCCACGCCGGACGCCTTTGCACGCGATCCCCGTCTCGTGTGGGAATGGTACAACTGGCGTCGGGAATTGATCGCGACCAAGCAGCCGAACGCGGGGCATCGGGCGCTGGTGGAGCTGGAACAACGACACGAACGGTTCCTGCTGATCACGCAGAACGTGGACGGCCTGCACCGGGCCGCAGGATCGAACAAGCTCTTGGAGATTCACGGCAACATCTGGAAGGTCCGCTGCACCGCTTGCCGACAAGTTGAGGAAAACCGGGACGTGCCGATCGCCATTCTGCCCCACTGCCGAGCCTGCCATGGTTTGGTGCGGCCGCATATTGTCTGGTTCGGCGAAGCGCTGGAAGAAGACGCTTTGGACCGGAGCATGGAAGCCGTCGCCTCCTGCGAAGTCCTGCTGATCATCGGCACCTCGGGGGTGGTGAACCCGGCCGCCTCGTTTTCGGGCATCGCCAAAGCCGCCGGGGCCTTCGTGATCGAGATCAACCTGGAGGAGCAGCCCCAGTCGGCCATGGTGGACCTTATGATCGGTGGCAGGGCAGCTGAAACCGTCCCGCTCCTGCTGTAG